The genomic segment AATCACATTAACAGACAAAATAAACTAGTTTTACAGAAGTTTCTACTTTCCCTTTAGCACGACCGTTTAGAGTTTCGTCTCAAATTTACCTTAGGAAGAGAATCCAAATATGGTTCTGGAACCTGCATTTCAGCAATAATGCCGGTGTTTATAGCCATTGCAGCCTTGTGAATTTGGTTAGCAAAATCGCACTTTTGTCTTAAATGTTTCTTGGATTTTTCAGATAGCCCTTCTGGTGAAATACAAGGAACAGGCAACCAccattttccttcttttcgtaGAGGCCGAGGTTGAAGTATTCTTCTAAAAGACCCGGAATGCGCCGAGTTTCCTGATATCCTGCCCTGATCTGCATACCAGAACTCAGTATCCTCAAAACTGTCCAATATATCCTGTCTCATGCCAAAAATTTCACTTCATTATTCATCTCTCTcggaaaaaaggaaaaagaaaatttcCCTAGCGTATACACTCATATTTTTTGCTCGCCTAGGAAATGAAGATGGAGTGAACTTTTGTTCTTACTAGGAGCATTGCGTCAAGTTTTTTTAATGCAGGAAGGTTGATGTAAATGTCTGGTCTTGGCCTGCTTGTCATCACCTGTAAGCAGCATTTTCTTGATTTgctaaaagaaagaaaatggtCTAAAAATGGGGAAAAAGAATGAATTTCACCTCCAAAGTAGTCCCATCTTTTAAATTCTGCAGTGTTGGACTAAATTCTACTATATGATCACAGACAGATAACAGGCAATTCATTTCTCTCTTCCACATCAACTTCTTCTCAAGATTCAAAGGCTCTAATCTTTGATGCTGACCAAATATCGAAGCTGCATCGTAACAAAGTTATATTGAGATCAGACTAAAATTATGGATAAAATGTAGTAGAAAGAACTCGTTATGTGTTTCCCGGTGATCCATAGTCGTCGGATCATTTTCAAGTGCCACATGACATTCAGAAGCGCTGTATATGATCCAGTGGTTATAAGGACACCTAGATCAGTACTCTATTTTCAAGATTTACCGTAGAAGTTGGTTATGGCATTTGAGATGGTGAGAGCAATGGACTCCCCTTTACCACTCCCAGACATATCTTCCCCTAGCAATAGCTTGGCGAATCTCTCCTTcatcaattcaaaatctgtaAATTCCAAAAGCTCCAGCTCATGCACACTTGTCATGTGATCAAAACACACTGGTGATTTCAACGAAAATTTATACGAGAAAGAGAAATACTTCACCTAAACCTTGTGTTTCATCGTCCAAACTTCCAAGGTTGTGCTTTCTCACGCTGAATCTTGAAAGTGCCGTTCCATCTGGGGACTTGAGGCCTTTCCAAAAAAGGGGAGAATCTGTCTCAGAAGAGCTAATTTCATCGGCCAGACCGGAGAATGCTGACGTCTCTGAATCAGTCCTGCAGTAGGCGAAAGAATCGCCGCTCAAGATCGAATTACTCGTAATTTCTGTGAATGATTGATCAGCAGAAGATGAAAACTGGAACCCCATATCATCAACCTCATCATACTTTGAAGAGATGCTCTCTATTTCTTGATTTTTTAGCATGTCTATGTCTTGGACAAGAATCTGCAATGCGAAATGTATAATTTGGTTAAGAGCTAGAAAAATCACTTGTTATGGTATATATTACGCAAGATTCTGGCATAATTTCCTACTTAGAAAAAGCAAACAGATAAAATAGGAAAAAAGCTACAAATCCTCCTTAATTCACgatctttataaaaaaaaaagatcataCGTCATTTTTAACATCAGAACTTGGAATAATTATTCGAAGCTCGCACCAAAATTTCTTTGAAAAGTGATCGGGAGATGgataaaaatgaaatttgaattaaaaatttgTCTACACAAATAGCAAACAGAGAGAGATGCATACTCTTTATATACACTTTTTGAACGGTGGTTACCGTTTGAAATCGAAACAGTTCCCTCTGCTCTGAATTCTTCTGCAAACTTTACCATGAAATAATAGCCTTTATGTTCTTGCAAGAACACTTTACTGTCGGGATCTTGATTCACTAGCTAATGACACAAGAAATATGCAGTACAGTTCTGATCCCATTTGGTAACTTTGATGAACTTTTATTCAAAAAATCGGAGGAATAACAAGCAACAACTTTAATTCGAAATCGTGGCACGAGCCATGCAATAATCTAGTATATTAGTTGacattttgttaaaaaaaatatattgttaggtttgtacaatttttttaaatgtttcttGACTGTGTATATATTCATTAACATCTAGGGAAGGATGTGTCGGTTAGCTTCAACCATAAAATAAATGCAAGAATCGAGGTTCATTTTTTTCTAGGTATTTGGATATTTAAAGATTTGGATCTTCTGCTGTGGCTGAAAACACAACATCGATGATGTGCTCTTTTCATATGAAATGATCAACTGATTATCTCGTTTCCATCAGCCACAGCATCATGTGTTGTGTTTCAACTACAGTAGAGGATCCAAATCCGATATTTTAATGATTATATATCAGAGATCAAACAGGGGACTAATTTTTAGTTTTAGATTTAATTGGCCAAAAAAAACTCTTTGCTGGGAAATAGTAGATAActccaaaattaaaattttcgagAGGAATCTAGGGAAGGAGGATGTTTTGAATTGAAATTAATCTAGTTTTCTGCCtaacttttatatataatttgatattttttaaataaacaaaCGAATATAATGTCAATTTATACATTCAAATATTGCATGTTTTTATGTGTATCAATAAAATAACATAAGCTTTGTCTTTCCTAATACATtgatattttctttaaattttaattcCGTCTCGTATCGATTACCATATCTTTGATGTAGCcggacaaaataaatattatataaattctAACACCTTTATTTTGTTTTCGTGATAGAtaatttattttggaaaatattttttaagaagGTCAAAGAATAACTTTAGTACGATGGAGTGAGTCAAACTTGACACTCATCATCGTATACACTCATGTAAGCATGGATACAGTGTCACTCACTTATTGGTTGTATAATTTTTCTGTATTTAATCACATTTGATTAGTGAGTGTTACCTCATCGAAACTCACATAAATATACATAGTTATGAATGTGTAGTATATTAAAATTGTGtatatgtatacatatatacataacattcaCGATAAACTTAGGATAAAGTTTTGTAACATAGTTCATaggattaatatataattttccatGAACTTATATACAATTTGATAGACGTGCACACCATGATTTGACTTAAACGACCTTTGAACGTGCAATAAGTTAGCAAGTCACTACACAATTCAGGTGAGGAGAATCGAAagaaaaattcaagaattttatttagaaaattaaacaaaaaaaaaatttgttattgtttttttgaaaaataacagCCGTCTTCCAAAGTCCAAAATTAACAGTGTTCATATGGGTTGTATGATTATTTATCAGCTTTCTAAAAAAATAtcagagtgagtctcatgtgagaccgtctcacggatcttaatctgtgagacgggtcaaccctacccatatttacaataaaaagtagtactcttagcataaaaaatagtaatttttcatggataacccaaataagagatccgtctcacaaatatgatccgtgagaccgtctcacacaagtttttgccaaaatatCAAACTTGAGATAATgatgattatttatcaatttctCTCTTATCCAGTGTACCAAACTATACTTTAGTAgataattcaaaaaaatatttaaccaAGATTCTTTTTCTATCACATTAACTCAATTTAGAAATGTCTAAACGAGTTGCATTATATTTatcgtattttttttttaaacgccCATTGACAATAATTTCCTCTTTTATCTTATTATttggtttttattaaatatgaataaacatttacaatcaaacTTCTAAAAAAACAAGTTTATTATAATTCTAAATTTGACATTTAGTTTAAACATCCTCATATATTAGATGTCTAAAAACAATAATTAGTCAATAATtgaaaaggttttttttttaagagtAAATAAACATTACATTAATGCATAAAATGCCAATAAGAAACAAAATAAGCATTTTAATATGAAAAGGTATAAGCTAAAGAAATAgcattaaaatataattgatTTGCTAAATAGACTTATTTTTACAAAAGAATTTTGCCATGTTTTTAGAgtgaatctcatgtgagaccgtctcacggatcttaatatgtgagacgggtcaaccctacccatattcacaacaaaaattaatactattagcataaaaagtaatacttttcatggatgacccaaataagatccgtctcacaaatatgacccgtgagaccgtctcacacaaatttttgtcatgtttttattgatgatattctaatAGTTGGATTAGGTTTCCCAAACATTTAGGAACTTCTCTATTATGCACTATcaaataaaatgttttattaatttcaaaacattaaaaataaataaaataacacgGTTTctgttatgatatgattttaaatATAGATGAATGTCAAGATAAATATCTCAAATCTTATCAAGCTATAAATTTGTATCATGTAGCTATACCCTATAAATaggtattttcagttatgaatgAAATAGTTTGACGTCATGATCTAAattcatttttctctcttcttaTTTTCTATTAAatttagagtgggtctcatgtgagaccatctcacggattctaatctgtgagacgggtcaactctacccatattcacaataaaaagtaataatcttagcataaaaaataataatttttcatgaataatccaaataaaagagctgtctcacaaatacgacccgtgagatcttctcacacaagtttttgtcttaaatTTATAACAC from the Primulina eburnea isolate SZY01 chromosome 3, ASM2296580v1, whole genome shotgun sequence genome contains:
- the LOC140826589 gene encoding rop guanine nucleotide exchange factor 3-like, which encodes MLKNQEIESISSKYDEVDDMGFQFSSSADQSFTEITSNSILSGDSFAYCRTDSETSAFSGLADEISSSETDSPLFWKGLKSPDGTALSRFSVRKHNLGSLDDETQGLDFELMKERFAKLLLGEDMSGSGKGESIALTISNAITNFYASIFGQHQRLEPLNLEKKLMWKREMNCLLSVCDHIVEFSPTLQNLKDGTTLEVMTSRPRPDIYINLPALKKLDAMLLDILDSFEDTEFWYADQGRISGNSAHSGSFRRILQPRPLRKEGKWWLPVPCISPEGLSEKSKKHLRQKCDFANQIHKAAMAINTGIIAEMQVPEPYLDSLPKSGKASIGDTIYNYMYNTRKFSADHLLDSLGINSEREALELADKIEASMYTWRRKMWVAHSKSSWGVVKDLVSDIDRCDKNHLLADRANTLLFCLKQRYPGLSQTTLDSSKIQYNKDIGQAVLESYSRVLESLAFNIVAWIEDVLYVDHKTMTKQEQGTGNPCLV